CCGGTCCCCTTCAGAATCCGAGGGCCGCTTCGAGCGGTCCCTTGGGCAACGGCACGCGGAACTGCATCTCGAAGATCCAGAACAGCACCAGATTGATGGCCACGCCAGTCAGCACCGCGCGCCACCATGCGAACTTGCCGATCACGAGCATGAAACCCGCAATGAAGATCGCCGATGCCACGTAGATGCCCAGGAAGGCGATCAGCGCGACGTAGACCGTCAGCGGCACCAGGATCACCGCCACCTGCCGCAATTGCGGCCACGTGACGAACACCTTGTTTTTCTCGCCATGCCACGCCTGCCACAGCACCACCATGCACGCGATGAAGATGATCGCGCCAATCCGCATCGGAAAATAGCCGGCCTGCGGGCCGTCCGGCTCCCACCCCGCGCCAACCTGGTAGTTGCTGACCATCACCACCACCGCGCCGATGGCGATCAGCAGCGCGGTGGCGATTTCCGCCGCACGCACCGTGATCGCCGCCGGCGCGGTGTCATGTAATTGTTCGCTCATGAATGTGTCCCCCCGGATCGTTGCCCCCCATCCCATTCATGGGAGAGGGGGCAAGCCATCAGCACTCGCTCTGCGGTCTTACTTCGCCGCCAGGAAACCCGCTTCCTTGATGATGTCCTTGTGGCGCGTTTCATCGGCCGTCAGGAACTCGGTCAACTTCTGGCCCGTGAGGAAATCGTTCTTGAGCGCGTTCTTCTCCAGATACTCCTTCCACTCCGGCGTGGCCACCACCTTCTGCATCAGATCCACGTAGTACTTCTGCTGATCTGGCGTGACACCGCCGGGCAGCATGAACACACGCAGCATCTGGTATTGCACGTCCAGCCCCTGCTCCTTGCAGGTGGGGATGTCACCCCAGCTTTGCGTGCCGGTGATCTTGTTCGTGTACTGCATGCGATCTGGCGCAAACACGCACAGCGCGCGATGCTCGCCGGCGCGCCACTGACCGATCGATTCGGAGGGGTTGTTGACGTTGGAGTCGATATGCTTGCCCGAGAGCTGGGTCGCCGCTTCACCACCGCCCTTGTACGGGATGTAGATGAAGCGCACGCCGGCCTTGCGCTCGACCTGCGCGGTGATGATCTGGTCCTCGCGCTTGGAGCTGGTGCCGCCCATCTTGAGCTTGCCCGGCTGCTTCTTCGCCTCGGCAATGTAGTCTGCCGGCGTCTTGTACGGCGCCTCGGCGTTGGTCCAGAGCACGAACTCGTCCATCGCCACCATGGCCACCGGCGTCAGGTCGCGCCAGTTAAAGGGCAACTGGCTGATCATCGGCACCGTGTAGAGCGCGGACGAGGTCACCAGCAGCTTGTGCGCGTCACCTTTCGACGCTTTGGTGTCCATCAGCCCTTCGGCCCCGCTGGCGCCGGCCTTGTTCACGACGATCATCGGCTGGTTCATCAGCTTGTGCTTGGCGATGATGCCCTGAATCGAACGCGCCATCTGATCCGATGCCCCGCCCGCGCTGAACGGCACGACAACCTCGACCGGTTTGGTAGGCTCCCACGCGAACGCGGGGCTGGCCCACGCAACACCTAGCAACGAAGCGCACGCGAGCGCGCGTGCGGCATAACGCAACGTCATGGTCTGTCTCCTTTGGGTGGCGGCCGTGCGCTCTGTGGTGCATCGGCCTTGTAGTCGGGAGCGCCTCTGCTGGACGCTCTCTTCTTGCTGCTGCTTGAAACCTCAGGCCGCGCGCAGCGACGGCTGCGATGCTGCGGCGCGCAGGCTGTCCATGGCGGCCAGTACACCGCCTGCATGGTGCGGCACGCCCGCCAGTGCGAAGCCCATCTCCACGCCGGCCAGCGTGCCCATCAGCGTCAGGTCATTGAAATCGCCCAGATGCCCGATGCGGAAGACCTTGCCGGACAGCTTCGACAAGCCCTGCCCGAGCGACATGTTGAAGTGCTCGAGCACGATCTTGCGGAACGTGTCGGCGCTATGGCCTTCCGGCATCACCACGGCAGTCAGCGCCGGGCTGTACTCGGACGGGTTCTGGCACAGGATCTCGAGCCCCCATGCGTTGACGCAGGCGCGCGTGGCCTCGGCATGGCGGCGATGGCGCGCGAACACGTTCTGCAGGCCCTCTTCGAGCAGCATGTCGCACGCTTCCGACAGGCCATAGAGCAGGTTCGTGGCCGGCGTATAGGGCCAGAATCCGTTCTTGTTGGCTTCGATGATTTCATCCCAGCCCCAGAACGCCCTGGGCAACCTGGCCTTGGCCGATGCGGCGATCGCTTTCGCGCTGACGGCGTTGAACGAGATGCCGGGCGGCAACATCAACCCCTTCTGCGAGCCCGACACCGTTACATCGACACCCCATTCGTCATGGCGATAGTCAACCGAACCGAGCGAGGAAATCGTATCGACCAGCAGTAGCGCGGGGTGGCCAGCCGCGTCGATCGCGCGGCGCACCGCGGCGATGTCGGACGTCACGCCGGTCGAGGTTTCATTGTGGACCACGCAGACGGCCTTGATCTCGTGGTTGCGGTCC
This genomic interval from Cupriavidus metallidurans CH34 contains the following:
- a CDS encoding Bug family tripartite tricarboxylate transporter substrate binding protein, coding for MTLRYAARALACASLLGVAWASPAFAWEPTKPVEVVVPFSAGGASDQMARSIQGIIAKHKLMNQPMIVVNKAGASGAEGLMDTKASKGDAHKLLVTSSALYTVPMISQLPFNWRDLTPVAMVAMDEFVLWTNAEAPYKTPADYIAEAKKQPGKLKMGGTSSKREDQIITAQVERKAGVRFIYIPYKGGGEAATQLSGKHIDSNVNNPSESIGQWRAGEHRALCVFAPDRMQYTNKITGTQSWGDIPTCKEQGLDVQYQMLRVFMLPGGVTPDQQKYYVDLMQKVVATPEWKEYLEKNALKNDFLTGQKLTEFLTADETRHKDIIKEAGFLAAK
- a CDS encoding tripartite tricarboxylate transporter TctB family protein, yielding MSEQLHDTAPAAITVRAAEIATALLIAIGAVVVMVSNYQVGAGWEPDGPQAGYFPMRIGAIIFIACMVVLWQAWHGEKNKVFVTWPQLRQVAVILVPLTVYVALIAFLGIYVASAIFIAGFMLVIGKFAWWRAVLTGVAINLVLFWIFEMQFRVPLPKGPLEAALGF
- a CDS encoding pyridoxal-phosphate-dependent aminotransferase family protein, with the protein product MLRLNSHPSGRHFLQIPGPTNVPDRVLRAMDYPTIDHRGPEFQQLGKKVLADIRKIFQTTQPVVIYPASGTGAWEAALVNTLSPGDKVLMYETGHFASLWKKMADKLGVHAEFIVGDWRHGVDAAAIGARLAEDRNHEIKAVCVVHNETSTGVTSDIAAVRRAIDAAGHPALLLVDTISSLGSVDYRHDEWGVDVTVSGSQKGLMLPPGISFNAVSAKAIAASAKARLPRAFWGWDEIIEANKNGFWPYTPATNLLYGLSEACDMLLEEGLQNVFARHRRHAEATRACVNAWGLEILCQNPSEYSPALTAVVMPEGHSADTFRKIVLEHFNMSLGQGLSKLSGKVFRIGHLGDFNDLTLMGTLAGVEMGFALAGVPHHAGGVLAAMDSLRAAASQPSLRAA